A DNA window from Salvelinus fontinalis isolate EN_2023a chromosome 28, ASM2944872v1, whole genome shotgun sequence contains the following coding sequences:
- the mboat4 gene encoding ghrelin O-acyltransferase — translation MEPIQWLCEQHPFLMYQCFSIPFAFLFYVLAKQGCLSLTYRYLFLASGGCILAVVTMGVYSLLLLVSTVIFVLLVCSLSPERVHPWVFGLQMGWQTFWHLLIQYREYYLKEPTDSRLLLSVSSLMLLTQRVTSVSMDLQDGGRVTLMTQCRVFLPLISYALNFTALLGGPLSSFDQFVYFVEQITISPPPQPLSVISYKGFQVLSLEWARNYLTRLLKDNASSLSVSNNVLTDVLWMWGLAVVLRIRYYSHWKISECLNNAAGLGFRGMVKEDSPNWSGLSDGDLWTTEMSCQVSEFARRWNGTTATWLRRLVFQRCKTAPLVMTFGFSIWWHGIHLGQFVGFLVWAAAVRADYQIHKYLKPKLTSTRRRLVRTCLCWLNTQMVMACVVIAIELRSTSSLRILGLTYTAVFPLLNVLCIFIV, via the exons ATGGAGCCAATCCAGTGGCTGTGTGAGCAGCATCCATTTCTGATGTACCAATGTTTTTCCATTCCCTTTGCTTTTCTATTCTACGTCTTGGCTAAACAGGGATGTCTCTCTTTGACATACAG GTACCTCTTCTTGGCATCCGGAGGCTGTATCCTAGCGGTTGTCACCATGGGTGTATACAGCTTGCTTCTGCTCGTCTCCACTGTGATCTTTGTGCTGCTGGTGTGTTCACTGAGCCCAGAGCGTGTCCATCCATGGGTCTTTGGACTGCAGATGGGTTGGCAAACATTCTGGCACCTGCTCATACAATACAGAGAATACTACCTCAAAGAGCCCACTGATTCCAG GCTTCTCCTATCAGTGTCCTCCTTGATGCTACTCACCCAGAGAGTCACCTCTGTGTCAATGGACCTACAGGACGGGGGCAGGGTGACATTAATGACCCAATGCCGGGTCTTTCTCCCACTCATCAGCTATGCACTAAACTTCACTGCCTTGCTTGGCGGACCCCTGTCCTCGTTTGACCAATTTGTATATTTTGTAGAGCAGATAACCATCAGTCCTCCTCCCCAACCTCTGTCCGTTATATCCTACAAGGGCTTTCAGGTGTTATCTCTGGAGTGGGCTAGGAACTATCTCACTCGTCTCCTCAAAGACAATGCCTCCAGTTTGTCCGTCTCCAACAACGTTCTCACCGATGTCTTGTGGATGTGGGGCCTTGCTgtggtgttgaggatcagataCTACTCCCACTGGAAGATCAGTGAGTGTCTGAATAATGCTGCTGGGCTTGGGTTCAGGGGGATGGTCAAGGAGGACAGCCCAAACTGGAGCGGCCTGTCTGACGGAGATCTTTGGACCACAGAGATGTCCTGCCAGGTGTCTGAATTTGCCCGTCGGTGGAATGGTACGACAGCTACATGGCTACGTAGGCTGGTTTTCCAAAGATGCAAAACCGCTCCACTGGTAATGACGTTTGGGTTTTCCATCTGGTGGCATGGCATACATCTGGGTCAGTTTGTAGGCTTTCTTGTCTGGGCTGCAGCTGTGAGAGCAGACTACCAGATACACAAGTACTTGAAGCCAAAGCTCACGTCTACTAGAAGGAGATTGGTGCGCACCTGTCTGTGTTGGTTAAACACTCAAATGGTCATGGCGTGTGTTGTTATTGCAATCGAGCTTCGAAGCACTTCCTCTTTGAGAATATTGGGTCTGACATACACTGCCGTTTTTCCTCTTCTTAATGTTCTATGTATCTTCATTGTATGA
- the coq2 gene encoding 4-hydroxybenzoate polyprenyltransferase, mitochondrial — protein sequence MMLPARLTSQVILNNWRRRHHGTCYSNLPSLSSNYLNNQKKNVSTHHQENSPPSSLLNPPTRLDATRKRLFSLSAAGIVNSAPAPMQPYLRLMRLDKPIGTWLLYLPCTWSIGLAADPGCLPHLGMLTLFGTGALLMRGAGCTINDMWDKDFDKKVARTATRPIAAGEITQMQALVFLGGQLSLALGVLLCLNYYSIALGAASLSLVVTYPLMKRITYWPQLVLGLTFNWGALLGWSAVIGSCEWSVCLPLYFSGVMWTLIYDTIYAHQDKDDDIRVGVKSTALRFQEQTKPWLSGFMVAMMSGLIVAGVNAEQTLPYYATLSTVAIHLTHQIYTLDINKPEDCWKKFVSNRNLGLLLFLGIVCGNLWKERRDTSLQND from the exons atgatGCTTCCTGCCAGATTAACTTCTCAGGTCATTCTGAACAACTGGAGGCGGCGTCACCATGGGACCTGCTACTCCAATCTCCCTAGCCTCTCCAGCAATTACCTGAACAATCAGAAAAAAAACGTCTCTACCCACCACCAGGAAAATAGCccgccatcatcgttgttaaatcCACCAACCAGACTTGATGCCACCAGGAAAAGACTGTTCAGCCTGTCAGCGGCTGGGATTGTCAACTCTGCCCCAGCGCCCATGCAACCCTACCTCAGATTAATGAGACTTGACAAACCAATCG GAACATGGTTGTTGTACCTGCCTTGCACTTGGAGCATCGGCCTGGCTGCAGACCCAGGCTGCCTCCCACATCTGGGCATGCTCACGTTATTCGGCACCGGGGCCCTGCTGATGAGAGGGGCTGGCTGCACCATCAATGACATGTGGGACAAGGACTTTGACAAGAAG GTTGCCAGGACAGCTACTCGGCCAATTGCTGCAGGGGAGATCACTCAGATGCAGGCCCTAGTCTTCTTGGGGGGCCAGCTTTCTCTGGCATTGGGGGTCCTGCTTTGCCTCAATTATTACAG TATAGCTCTTGGAGCTGCTTCCCTATCATTGGTAGTCACATATCCACTAATGAAGAGGATCACCTACTGGCCACAGCTTGTATTGG GACTGACCTTCAATTGGGGAGCACTGCTTGGTTGGTCAGCGGTCATAGGCTCCTGTGAGTGGTCGGTGTGCCTACCTCTGTATTTCTCAGGAGTGATGTGGACATTAATTTATGACACCATCTATGCCCATCAG GACAAAGATGACGACATCAGGGTAGGGGTCAAGTCTACAGCATTGAGGTTCCAGGAGCAGACCAAGCCATGGCTCAGTGGGTTCATGGTGGCCATGATGTCAGGGCTGATTGTGGCTGGGGTCAACGCAGAACAGACTCTGCCTTACTATGCAACACTGTCCACTGTGGCTATTCATCTCACACATCAG ATCTACACATTGGACATCAACAAACCAGAGGACTGCTGGAAAAAATTTGTTTCAAACAGAAACCTTGGACTACTCCTGTTCTTAGGAATAGTCTGTGGAAACTTGTGGAAAGAAAGAAGAGACACTTCATTGCAAAATGATTAA